Sequence from the Gammaproteobacteria bacterium genome:
TCGTGCTGGTGAGCGCCGGGGTGATCGCGCTGCGTCATCAGCAGCCGGATCTCAAACGCCCGTTTCGCGAGCCCTTCAGCCCCGTCATCCCCGTGCTCGGCATACTTTTCTGTCTCTATCTGATCTTCAGTCTGCAGTACATTACCTGGTTGGGATTCGCCATCTGGACGGCTCTGGGCCTCATTGTTTACTTCGCATTCTCGCGGCGCCACAGTGCGCTGGCGTCCTGAGAACGTCTTCGGAAATAATTTTCATTGGTCGGTTCCAGTAGGCAGCGCCGCGGACGCCGGCCTGATTGGGCCAACGACGCTCCCGGACGATATCCACCTCGCATGCACGTTGCATTGAACGCCATCGCGGACGGTCCGGAGGATGCCTGGTGACCTGGGATCAACTGAAGACCCGCGTGCATCGCACGGTCATCGGCCCCCCACGCGATCCGCTCGCGCCCGCAACGCGCCAGAGCATAACGCTGGTCGCGTTTCTCGCCTGGGTGGGTCTGGGCGCCGATGGCCTTTCTTCGTCTACGTACGGCCCCGAGCAGGGGTTTCTAGCGCTGGGCGAGCATACGGGACTGGCGTTGCTGCTGGCGTTGGTGACGATGGTGACCGTGTTCATCATCGCGCTTTCATACAACCAGGTTATCGAGCTGTTCCCGACCGGCGGCGGCGGCTACAAGGTCGCCACGCGGCTGCTCAACCGGCGCCTGGGGCTCTTGTCCGGCGCGGCACTGATCGTGGATTACGTGCTTACCATCGCCATTTCCATCGCCGCCGGTGTGGATGCGCTGTTCAGCTTTCTGCCGGCGGGCTGGCATTTCCTCAAACCCGAAGCCGCCGTGCTGCTGCTCAGTTTGCTGGTGATCCTCAATCTGCGTGGCGTCAAGGAATCCATCTACGTGCTGCTGCCGATATTTCTCGGTTTCGTGATCACGCACGTGGGGCTGATCATCTATGGCATCGGTGCGCAGGCGCATCGCTTCGACGAGACGGTGGCGCTGACGGTCGAGCACATCACCACCCTGAACGACGAAACCGGCATTCTGTTCGCAATCGCGCTGTTTATCCGCGCCTACGGCATCGGCGGCGGTACCTACACCGGCATTGAGGCCGTATCGAACACCGTGAATCTGCTGAAAGAGCCGCGCGTTCGTACCGGCAAGCTGACGATGTTCTACACTGCGCTGTCGCTGGCGTTCACGGCGGGCGGCACCATGCTTCTGTACCTGCTGTGGAACGTACAGCCCACCGCCGGCGAGACGCTGAACGCGGTTACCTTCGGCAAGATCATGGGCGATTGGCAACTGGGCGGCTGGCACTTTGGCGAACCGGCGCTGATCATCGTATTGCTGCTGGAGACGGGACTCTTGTTCGTGGCGGCCAACGCCGGGTTCATCGGCGGGCCCGCGACTTTGGCCAACATGGCGGTTAATCACTGGGTTCCGCACCGGTTCAGCCAGCTTTCGGATCGCCTGGTCACCAAGAACGGCGTGTTGCTGATGGGTGGCGCGGCACTGGGTATATTGCTGGGCAGCGGCGGCCACGTCGAGTTTCTGGTGATTGTCTACAGCATCAGCGTGTTTCTGACGTTTTCACTGACGTTGATGGGACTCACCTTCTACTGGTGGCGGCGCAGGCGCAACGACCGTGGCTGGTGGCGGCGCATGCTGCTCACCCTGACCGGGCTCATTATTACGGCCAGCATCTTTCTGGTATTAACCATCGGACGCTTTGCCGATGGGGGCTGGCTGGCGGTGCTGCTGATTGGCCTGCTGGTGATATTCTGTTACTGCATTTCGCGACATTACCGCAACGTGCGCCGAACTCTCACGTCGCTGGACGAAATCCTGACGCAACTGCCCGCGCCCACGACGGGGACGTCACCACAGCTTCGTGACGGCGAGCCGGCGGCCGTGTTTTTCGTTTCTGACTATCGAGGCGTCGGCATCCATACCCTGCTCAACGCACAACGGCTGTTTCCCGACCGCTTCCGGAATTTCGTATTTCTGACCACCGGAGTGGTCGATACGGTCTGCATCAAGGAGGACCAGCAGATCCTGGATCTGCAACGCGATGTCGATAACCAGCTCAAACAGTACGTGCGCTTCTGCCACGCGCACGGCATGGCGGCCGCGAGTTACTCCTCGTTCAGCACCGATCCGGTGGAAGCCGGCACGCAACTCGCCGAGCAGGTGATGGAACGCTTTCCCAACAGTGTGTTTTTCGCCGGCACCCTGATTTTCCGTCAGGAGAACCTGTTTACCCGCCTGCTGCACAACCACACGGCGTACGCGCTCCAGCAGCGCCTGCACCTGAAAGGGGTGCCGCTGATCATCATGCCCATGCGCCTTGAGACCACGGCGGGCTGAACGCCGCTTGTGTGTCTGTTCCATAGCCGGGCATCGCGTTGTGGCTCCGCGCGCAAGCCCGTCATATCCGACCCGCAACTGACCTTGTATATTAAACATCGCACTTCACTATCATCGTATGCATCGTGGCCGAGGTACGGCCGGCAGCTTTCGTGAGCGATCATCCCGACATGGGCGCACCATCCGTGCCGGAAGAAGGCCCGGTCACCGCGATCGTCGCGGCGGATAAAGCGTGGCCGCGGCCAGGAGTACGAAGACTGGCTGAAAGGCATCCTGAGCGCCGCGCGCGCATTTCCGGGGTTTCTCGGCGTGAACGTGATACGGCCCTCCGGCAGCGCTGACTGCGATTACGTGATCCTGTTGCGGTTCGAGTCGCAGGCGACGCTCACGGCGTGGGAGAATTCGTCCGAGCGCCGCGCGTGGTACAACCGGATGCGCGACTGCATCGTGGAGGGTGACGCCAGAATCGAGCACATGACGGGCCTTGAGTTCTGGTTCACCTCGCCGCAGGCGGCGACCCTCACGCAACCGCCGCGCTACAAGATGGTCATCGTGCTGGTGGTGGTGCTGTTCTGCATGCTCAACACCCTGGCACCGCTGTATGGCGGACTGCTGGGCAATCTGCATCCGCTGCTGCGTTCTTTCATCCTGATCGTCACCCAGGTGATACTGATGACCTACGTCATCATGCCGCTGCTGTCACGGCTGTTCTCGCGCTGGTTATACGGCAGCCCGACCCAACGCCATTGATCCGCCAGACGCTTGCCGAGGGGCTTTTATCCGACGTTAAGCCTAATTGATTGCGGCATGGTTCATGCCGACCATATCTCGGTCGTACGCATTGCCGCCGCCTTCGCTCATCATCTCCAGTGCCTTCCGGAATGAGCAGCCCCGCCGCCTCACAGTGGTACGTGACCTGAACGGCCGCGCGACAGCGATACCGCGGCCGATGCTCACGTGTCTGGACGGCATGGGGCTGATCGTCGGCATTGTGGTTGGCGCCGGCATCTTCAGCGCACCCGCGCTTGTTGCCGGCAACGCCGGAAGTCCTGTTCTGATGCTGTCCGCCTGGGTGCTGGGCGGGCTGATCTCGCTGGCCGGGGCGATGTGCTACGCCGAGCTTGCGAGCCTGCACCCTCACCCCGGAGGCGATTACCACTACTTCAAACTGGCGTACGGCAACTCTGTATCGTTTCTGTTCGCCTGGGCGCGTTTGACGGTAATCCCGACCGGCTCAATCGCACTGCTGGCATTTGTGGTCGGCGACTACGCCTCGCAGATCTGGCCGCTGGGGGCGCGCTCGTCTTCGGTGTACGCGGCGCTGAACGTCTCGGGTTTGCGGCAGGGCAAATGGACGCAAAACCTGCTTACGGTGCTCGAAGTGACGGGTGTGGGCCTGGTGATCGTGGCCGGGCTGTGGCTGTCGGCCGCCCCGCCTTCGCCCACCGCGCCGGGCGATCCGACAAGCACGAACTGGGGGCTGATCCTGGTGTTCGTGATGATGACGTACGGCGGCTGGAACGAAGCCGCTTACATTTCCGCGGAATTGCGCCACCCTGAGCGCAACATCGCGCGCGTGCTGTTCTGGAGCATCGCCGCCGTCACGACGCTTTATGTGCTGGTGAATCTCGCGTATTTGAACGCGCTGGGTCTGGCCGGCACGAGCGACTCGGACGCAATCGCCGCCGACGTGATGCGGCAGGATTTTGGCGAAATCGGCGCGCGGCTGGTCAGCCTGTTCATCGCGATCGCCGCCCTGACGTCAGCCAACGCGACGATATTGATGGGCGCGCGAGTGACGTACGCCTTCGGCCGCGACGTGCGCCTGTTCTCCGCGCTCGGGCGCTGGCGAGGCAGCGCGCCGGTCAATGCGCTGCTGGTGCAGGCTGGCATCGCGCTTGCCCTGGTGCTGCTGGGGACGACCACGCGCAGCGGCTTCGAAACCATGGTTGAATTCACGGCGCCGGTGTTCTGGTTCTTTTTCCTGCTCGCCGGCGTGTCGCTGTTCATGCTGCGCGCGCGTGAACCCGGGCCGCGCCCGTTCCCCGTGCCGGTATCCGCTGACGCCGATCGTGTTCTGCTTGACCTGCGCTTATCTGCTCTACGCCAGCCTCGCGCACACCGGCATCGGCGCGCTGTTCGGCGTCGCGGTGCTCGTGTGCGGCGTGCCTGTGTTGTGGCTGGCGCGCGTACGTGCGCCCCGATCGCCGGCCGCGGCGCGTCAACCGACCTCCCCCAACCGAGCAACATCCAATGTCCAGTAAATGGTTAATCGCGCTGGTCTTCATCACGAGCCTGAACGCAGACGCCATACAACCGACGCATCCCTACGTGGCCTACGTACCGACGCCGCAGCCGGTGGTCTACCACATGCTGGAGCTTGCCGATGTGCGACGCGATGACATGGTGTACGACCTCGGTTCGGGCGACGGGCGCATCGTGATCAGCGCGGCGAAACGCTACGGTGCGCACGGCGTCGGCATCGACATCGATCCCCGACGCGTGGACGAGGCGCGGGAAAACGCGCGCAAGGCCGGCGTCCACGGACGCGTCACGTTCCGGCAGGTCGATCTGTTCGAGACCGATTTGAGCCCGGCCACGGTGGTTACGCTTTACCTGCTGCCCAGCGTGAACGAGCGTCTTATGCCGAAACTGCTGGACGAACTTGCACCGGGCACGCCGATCGTGTCGCACGATTTCGCCATAGGCGACTGGAAGCCGCAACACACGGATAACATGGACGGTCACGTGATTTACATGTGGACGGTGCCCGAGCCGAACTGACCCACCCGGCTTGAACTGGCGGTAGCGCGTGAATACGCCGGCCCATGCGGTCATCAACTGGCTGATCCTCGGGCGCGGAGACCGCCCCGAACTCGCCGTGCCCATCGTCGCCGGCTCGCTGCTGCCCGACCTGTCGATGATTGTGTTTTACATCTATCTCAAGGCGCTGGGCACGCAGGAGAGCGTGATCTGGAGCGTGCATTATCACCAGCGCCAGTGGCAGGCATTTTTCGACGTATTCAATTCCATCCACCTTATACTTGCGGGACTGGCGATCTCCTGGCGGCTCCGCGCCACACGCTGGGCCGCCTTTTTCGCCGGCATGGGCTTGCATGTTCTGTTCGATCTGCCGCTGCACCATGACGACGCCCACCGCCATTTCTTCCCGTTCTCCGACTGGCGCTTTTTTAGCCCGATCTCGTACTGGGATCCCGCGCATTACGGCGACATCGTAAGCGCCTGCGAGATAGTTGTTGTAGCCGTGGGCAGCGTCGTGCTTTGGCGGCGTTACGAAAGCATGTGTCTACGGCTTATGTGCGCCGCGCTGGCGCTGAGTTATTCGCTGCATTGGATATATGTATTCGCCGTGTGGGCCTGAAGAAAACTGCGCTTATCGCCAAGCGCGAGATGGACTGGCGGATGCTGCTCTTTACTGACTATCGGTTTAAACAGGTACAATCGAAATCCTTATGACCGGCAAGTTCGACGTCTCGCGCTATCGCCCCCGTGTCGTAAACGGATTTCGCCATTGTGAACGGGCGCTGATGCCAATGCGTCGACCATGGCGGCGATATGTCGCTTACCTTTAACTATATCGATGTAGAATACTTGCCAAGACAGAGCACTGCCTTTAATCCATGCATACTGACAGCCAAATATTAATCCTGCTTGCTAAGTGCGAGGCGGCAGCAGGAAGAAGACTCAAAGAGGTTCGCGGGAATTTAAAGTCTAAAGGCTGGCTTCCCGATTCATGGCAATTTCACATGCTCAGAATCGCAAAGATTAGTGATCGCTATTGGCTCTTCGAAAACAATCGTCAGGAAGGTATTTTCTCCAGCGCTGAGGAAGCGGCGGAGATCGCTTCAAGTATGTATAAGCCGTTTCCATCGCACATCTTTTGGCCCCGAAGGTATCCAACTGAATCCTGATAGCGGGGTTCCTGCCCAACTAAGTGAATGGACCTTGGAGCTAGAGCAGCGGTAACTAGGTCTAACCTAACTCCTCCACTGCGATTTCGATGAGATTGCCAAACACCAACAGTCCTGAAATCCCGCCAGCGCATGCTATCGCACAATGCGTACCTGAATGGCATGCTTCAGTTTCTGCCAAACTTTATCGGTGGTAAATACCGGCACGCCCAGATCGAGGCCGCAGCTCAAGCAGGCGCGATCGCCGAGAGAGAGTCCATAACGTCGCGTGGACTGCCAGAGCGAAGCCGCGATTTCTGCTTCCTCCGGCGTGAACGGCAATACTGCGCCCAGAACGAGATCCATAGCCCCCAGCATACTAAGCCCAGTATTGGGGTGCACCTTGAATCAGTTCAACTTATGCCTGATATGCTTACTCCGCCGTCAACGGCGTGGCGATATCCTCAAGGCTTCTGCGCTCGGCGTCTACGCCGATGAAGACTTCGACCAGCCCCGCGGCGATCATCAACGCAGCGCCGAGCACATAGCCCATGAACACATCGGCGGCGCGTGCGGTTTCGATCAGCGCGCCGAACACCAGCGGGCCGGAGATGCCGCCAACCGCGGTGCCAATGGCGAAAAAGAACGCGATCGCCAGCGCGCGGATCTCCATCGGGAATACCTCGCTGGCGGTGAGGTACGCAGCACTCGCGCCGGCCGAGGCAAAGAAAAAGATTACCATCCAGGCCAAGGTTTGCGTCACCGCTGTCAGCACGCCCTGCACGAACAGGTAACCGGTGCCCGCGAGCAGCAGACCGGCGAGAATGTACGTGCCGGAGATCATCGCGCGCCGCCCGATCGTATCGAACTGCGGCCCCAGCAGCGCGGGCCCGAGAAAATTGCCGATCGCGAACGGGATCAGATAGAGCGGCGCGGTGCCGGCCGGCACGCCGTAGAAAGTCGTCAGTACGAGTACGTAAGTAAAAAAAATCGCGTTGTACAGAAACGCCTGGCCGGTGAACAGCGAGAAACACAACCACGCACGCTTTGGGTAAACCTTGAACATCGTTCGCGCGATGGTGATGAACCCGATGCTTCCGCGCTGCCGCACGGTGATTGACGTTTCCGGCTCTGGCAGCGGTTCTCCGAGCTTGTTCTCGATCTCTTTTTCGATGCCATCGACCAGCGCCTCGGCTTCGTGCGCGCGACCATGAATGTACAACCAGCGCGGGCTTTCCGGCACGTGACGGCGCACCAGCAATATGCCAAGGCCCAAAATCGCGCCCAGACCGAACGCGAGCCGCCAGCCGAGGTCAGCGGCGAAGATGTCCGTGTCGAGCAGAATCACGGAGAGACCAGCGCCCCCGGCGACGCCTACCCAGTATGAGCCGTTAATAAACAACGCCACGCGACCGCGCAGACGCGCGGGTATTAGTTCGTCGATGGCGGAATTGATGGCCGCGTATTCGCCGCCGATGCCCGCGCCGGTAAAAAACCGGCACAGGTAAAACCACCATGCGCTGGTGACGAATGCGGTCAGCACGGTGGCGGCGAGATAAAGACCTAAGGTGATGAGAAAGAGCTTCTTGCGGCCGTAACGATCGGCGAGATACCCGAAGAGCAGCGCGCCGCTCACCGCACCGGCGATATAAATCGCGCCGGCCAATCCGATCTGCGCGGCGTCTAGCGCCAGCCCGCTGCCGGGTTCCGAAAGCCTGCCCGCGACCGCGCTGACGATGGTGACCTCCAGCCCGTCGAGGATCCACACCGTGCCCAGACCGATAA
This genomic interval carries:
- a CDS encoding twitching motility protein PilT — protein: MLGAMDLVLGAVLPFTPEEAEIAASLWQSTRRYGLSLGDRACLSCGLDLGVPVFTTDKVWQKLKHAIQVRIVR
- a CDS encoding amino acid permease, which encodes MKTRVHRTVIGPPRDPLAPATRQSITLVAFLAWVGLGADGLSSSTYGPEQGFLALGEHTGLALLLALVTMVTVFIIALSYNQVIELFPTGGGGYKVATRLLNRRLGLLSGAALIVDYVLTIAISIAAGVDALFSFLPAGWHFLKPEAAVLLLSLLVILNLRGVKESIYVLLPIFLGFVITHVGLIIYGIGAQAHRFDETVALTVEHITTLNDETGILFAIALFIRAYGIGGGTYTGIEAVSNTVNLLKEPRVRTGKLTMFYTALSLAFTAGGTMLLYLLWNVQPTAGETLNAVTFGKIMGDWQLGGWHFGEPALIIVLLLETGLLFVAANAGFIGGPATLANMAVNHWVPHRFSQLSDRLVTKNGVLLMGGAALGILLGSGGHVEFLVIVYSISVFLTFSLTLMGLTFYWWRRRRNDRGWWRRMLLTLTGLIITASIFLVLTIGRFADGGWLAVLLIGLLVIFCYCISRHYRNVRRTLTSLDEILTQLPAPTTGTSPQLRDGEPAAVFFVSDYRGVGIHTLLNAQRLFPDRFRNFVFLTTGVVDTVCIKEDQQILDLQRDVDNQLKQYVRFCHAHGMAAASYSSFSTDPVEAGTQLAEQVMERFPNSVFFAGTLIFRQENLFTRLLHNHTAYALQQRLHLKGVPLIIMPMRLETTAG
- a CDS encoding methyltransferase domain-containing protein, which encodes MSSKWLIALVFITSLNADAIQPTHPYVAYVPTPQPVVYHMLELADVRRDDMVYDLGSGDGRIVISAAKRYGAHGVGIDIDPRRVDEARENARKAGVHGRVTFRQVDLFETDLSPATVVTLYLLPSVNERLMPKLLDELAPGTPIVSHDFAIGDWKPQHTDNMDGHVIYMWTVPEPN
- a CDS encoding MFS transporter translates to IGLGTVWILDGLEVTIVSAVAGRLSEPGSGLALDAAQIGLAGAIYIAGAVSGALLFGYLADRYGRKKLFLITLGLYLAATVLTAFVTSAWWFYLCRFFTGAGIGGEYAAINSAIDELIPARLRGRVALFINGSYWVGVAGGAGLSVILLDTDIFAADLGWRLAFGLGAILGLGILLVRRHVPESPRWLYIHGRAHEAEALVDGIEKEIENKLGEPLPEPETSITVRQRGSIGFITIARTMFKVYPKRAWLCFSLFTGQAFLYNAIFFTYVLVLTTFYGVPAGTAPLYLIPFAIGNFLGPALLGPQFDTIGRRAMISGTYILAGLLLAGTGYLFVQGVLTAVTQTLAWMVIFFFASAGASAAYLTASEVFPMEIRALAIAFFFAIGTAVGGISGPLVFGALIETARAADVFMGYVLGAALMIAAGLVEVFIGVDAERRSLEDIATPLTAE
- a CDS encoding antibiotic biosynthesis monooxygenase, producing MIPTWAHHPCRKKARSPRSSRRIKRGRGQEYEDWLKGILSAARAFPGFLGVNVIRPSGSADCDYVILLRFESQATLTAWENSSERRAWYNRMRDCIVEGDARIEHMTGLEFWFTSPQAATLTQPPRYKMVIVLVVVLFCMLNTLAPLYGGLLGNLHPLLRSFILIVTQVILMTYVIMPLLSRLFSRWLYGSPTQRH